One Candidatus Wallbacteria bacterium genomic window carries:
- a CDS encoding HEAT repeat domain-containing protein: MLFLVNIPYRESKNRNKRYYVEYEIRAESTEEALDAAKKKFNNYEQYNFASWERFMFEEEVEISPLLNGNVFQIEKYQDFIPLYSGFKEEEKLFYLNQLSKLKKEDKCILFYDFLLKDQSPRIKSFIISLVGRNDCHEDHDKLIQFLDDPDARVRANTIEALENFGVKELIPEFISLLADENNRVRANAIKALWKLGEKNLETHIVKMLKSYNSLMKSSALYVLGEIDFPGAVDMIIKFMKDDDELVRFNAGRSLLKIIRFEDLEKIIPYLGDPDDIIKVYVKKCFLKFNGEAVSLLVKSVEEEDGLPWNEINEILREIGEERLKSGDRWGFFKIMLKRAFHYLRR; this comes from the coding sequence ATGCTTTTTCTGGTGAATATTCCCTACCGCGAGAGCAAGAACCGCAACAAGCGGTATTATGTGGAATACGAGATCAGGGCCGAAAGTACGGAAGAAGCCCTGGATGCAGCCAAGAAGAAATTCAATAATTATGAGCAGTATAACTTCGCTTCCTGGGAGCGTTTCATGTTTGAGGAGGAAGTCGAGATTTCCCCTCTTCTCAATGGCAATGTCTTCCAGATCGAAAAATACCAGGATTTCATCCCCCTTTATTCCGGATTCAAGGAAGAGGAAAAGCTTTTTTACCTGAATCAGCTTTCCAAACTGAAAAAGGAAGATAAATGCATTCTCTTTTACGATTTCCTGCTCAAGGATCAGAGTCCGAGGATCAAATCTTTCATCATCTCCCTGGTCGGCCGGAATGACTGTCACGAAGACCATGATAAACTGATCCAGTTTCTGGATGACCCGGATGCCAGGGTACGCGCCAACACCATCGAAGCCCTGGAGAATTTCGGAGTCAAGGAACTGATTCCTGAATTCATCTCCCTGCTCGCCGACGAAAACAACCGCGTCCGGGCCAATGCGATCAAAGCACTATGGAAACTGGGCGAAAAGAACCTGGAAACCCACATCGTGAAAATGCTCAAAAGCTATAATTCACTGATGAAATCATCTGCCCTGTATGTGCTCGGGGAGATCGACTTTCCGGGAGCGGTTGACATGATCATCAAGTTCATGAAGGACGATGATGAACTGGTACGCTTCAATGCCGGCAGATCACTTCTGAAAATCATCCGCTTCGAAGATCTGGAAAAAATCATCCCTTATCTCGGGGACCCCGACGACATTATAAAAGTATACGTGAAAAAGTGCTTCCTGAAATTCAATGGAGAGGCTGTATCCTTACTGGTCAAATCAGTCGAAGAGGAAGACGGGCTTCCCTGGAACGAGATCAATGAGATTCTCCGTGAAATCGGCGAGGAACGCCTGAAATCCGGAGACCGCTGGGGATTCTTCAAGATCATGCTCAAGCGGGCTTTCCACTATCTAAGAAGATAA
- a CDS encoding type II toxin-antitoxin system HicB family antitoxin, with amino-acid sequence MKHKYEMIIYWSEEDNSYIVEVPELPGCMADGPTYFDAIKNAETVILEWIDTAKEIGREVPKPKGRLMYA; translated from the coding sequence ATGAAACACAAATATGAAATGATCATCTACTGGAGCGAGGAAGACAATTCTTACATTGTGGAAGTACCGGAACTGCCCGGCTGCATGGCTGACGGACCAACATATTTCGACGCGATCAAGAATGCCGAGACAGTGATTCTTGAGTGGATCGACACAGCCAAAGAAATCGGACGTGAAGTCCCGAAACCAAAAGGCCGATTGATGTATGCGTGA
- the tpiA gene encoding triose-phosphate isomerase: MRKPIIAGNWKMNNGPKETAEFLSTFKASYKNKNSAEVVLAPPFCSLAAAKEGTAGTEIRLSAQNVYYQDNGAYTGEISCRMLKELGVQYVIIGHSERRHVLGEINELINRKTLKVIAEDLIPILCVGEKLDEREAGITEKVVNLQLEKGVQNIPADKIGQIVIAYEPVWAIGTGKNASAKDAEDVSKLIRDILAGLYNRETADKVRILYGGSVKPENITEYMKCSNVDGALVGGASLKPDGFLKLLNY, encoded by the coding sequence GTGCGTAAACCGATCATAGCAGGAAACTGGAAAATGAACAATGGGCCAAAGGAGACTGCCGAGTTTCTTTCGACCTTTAAAGCTTCGTATAAAAATAAGAATTCAGCCGAAGTCGTGCTCGCACCTCCATTCTGTTCGCTTGCTGCCGCGAAAGAAGGGACTGCTGGAACAGAGATCAGACTCTCTGCCCAGAATGTATATTACCAGGACAATGGTGCATATACCGGAGAAATTTCCTGCAGAATGCTCAAGGAACTGGGCGTTCAATATGTGATCATCGGTCATTCGGAGCGCCGGCACGTCCTGGGCGAGATCAATGAGCTGATCAACAGGAAAACTCTCAAGGTGATCGCCGAAGACCTGATCCCGATACTCTGCGTCGGAGAAAAACTGGACGAACGCGAAGCAGGCATCACAGAAAAAGTCGTCAATCTGCAGCTGGAAAAGGGCGTCCAGAACATCCCGGCAGATAAGATCGGACAGATTGTGATCGCCTACGAACCTGTCTGGGCGATCGGTACAGGCAAGAACGCGAGCGCTAAAGATGCCGAAGATGTCTCCAAACTGATCCGCGACATCCTGGCAGGGCTTTACAACCGCGAAACTGCAGACAAAGTCAGAATCCTTTACGGCGGCAGCGTGAAGCCGGAAAACATCACTGAATACATGAAATGTTCCAATGTGGACGGGGCACTGGTAGGCGGAGCTTCGCTCAAGCCCGACGGATTCTTGAAACTGCTCAATTACTGA
- a CDS encoding type II toxin-antitoxin system HicA family toxin — protein sequence MNKKILEKVLSGLSDRNIRFLDLRNLLISLGFEERLRGDHHIFHLQRIPEILNLQPIGDKAKAYQVKQVRIIIHKYKLHDQGGK from the coding sequence ATGAATAAGAAGATCCTGGAAAAAGTGCTTTCTGGGCTATCGGACCGGAACATCCGCTTTCTTGATTTGCGGAATTTATTGATTTCCCTGGGATTTGAAGAAAGATTACGGGGCGACCATCATATTTTCCACCTGCAGAGAATTCCTGAGATTTTGAATCTGCAACCTATAGGAGACAAAGCCAAGGCATATCAGGTGAAACAAGTCAGAATTATTATTCATAAATATAAATTGCATGACCAGGGAGGAAAATGA
- a CDS encoding clostripain-related cysteine peptidase codes for MKNFAVLVMILAAGLCLSAGQAKWTLMFYMTAAPDIEDEMVNNLTELASVDESSDMNVIVEADWVKTDPCSDKKYYVPDPYDTGTSRYRVSENSVKLIKHLGEQNMGDVNVLSDFLTYCKTNYPADKYILFICGHGSGWESYSDLELPLAAGKEVPVVTKTSNTVPVETLDSRAVSYDDLEADSITIPELKAAIEKFNKAIGRKMNMVVFDSCLLENIETLYELKDVVTLMIGSEAGVLTKGVQYTSFLLPIKDDPNVAWLTLCDEYCHAYVGGGSFYQTLVNMFGGTVSSTFIANPKTIVSNLNRLVEELMKVKGQMSIYSLTGFGEVVRYYDVEQFCLQLVNGNINFKNAPNYGTIKEIAGQILDNFKSVRATLWTVGKYNRLGLGGLGIWWPEKDRYQLYREQLKNLSFGKDCLWDEFLDWFVLGTVRHSVRDKVKDLGEINNRIRYNIFGYAGDSLDQDLNAREQVVAELKILLPHLEPAIRAEIAAKIKDQEGYEEISKLLE; via the coding sequence ATGAAAAACTTTGCCGTTCTGGTGATGATCCTGGCAGCAGGTTTGTGCCTTTCAGCCGGGCAGGCCAAGTGGACCCTGATGTTTTACATGACCGCAGCTCCGGACATTGAAGACGAGATGGTCAACAATCTCACGGAACTGGCTTCAGTCGACGAGTCTTCAGACATGAACGTGATCGTGGAAGCCGACTGGGTGAAGACTGATCCCTGCTCAGACAAGAAATATTATGTCCCTGATCCTTATGACACAGGTACCTCCAGATACCGAGTCAGTGAAAATTCAGTCAAGCTGATCAAACACCTTGGCGAACAGAACATGGGTGATGTGAATGTGCTGTCTGATTTTTTGACATACTGCAAAACAAATTATCCTGCCGACAAATACATACTCTTCATCTGCGGCCACGGCAGCGGCTGGGAGTCCTATTCTGACCTGGAACTGCCACTGGCAGCCGGCAAGGAAGTACCAGTTGTAACCAAGACTTCGAATACAGTACCTGTGGAAACGCTGGATTCAAGGGCCGTTTCATACGATGATCTGGAAGCTGATTCGATCACTATTCCTGAACTTAAGGCTGCCATCGAAAAATTCAACAAGGCTATCGGCAGAAAGATGAACATGGTTGTTTTTGACTCCTGCCTGCTGGAAAACATCGAAACATTATATGAACTGAAAGATGTGGTGACTCTGATGATCGGATCAGAGGCCGGCGTGCTCACCAAAGGAGTGCAGTATACCTCTTTCCTATTGCCGATCAAGGATGATCCTAATGTCGCCTGGCTTACTCTCTGCGACGAATACTGCCACGCTTACGTCGGCGGCGGATCATTCTATCAGACGCTTGTGAACATGTTCGGAGGCACTGTCTCCTCGACCTTCATCGCCAATCCCAAGACAATTGTGTCCAATCTCAACCGCCTGGTGGAAGAGCTGATGAAAGTTAAGGGCCAGATGTCGATTTATAGCCTGACCGGATTCGGCGAAGTGGTGCGCTATTACGATGTCGAGCAGTTCTGCCTGCAGCTTGTAAACGGCAACATCAATTTCAAAAATGCTCCGAATTACGGAACCATCAAGGAAATTGCGGGACAAATCTTGGATAATTTCAAGTCAGTTCGTGCGACACTATGGACTGTAGGAAAATATAACCGCCTGGGACTGGGAGGACTCGGCATCTGGTGGCCGGAGAAAGACCGCTACCAGCTGTACAGGGAGCAATTGAAAAACCTCAGTTTCGGCAAAGACTGCCTCTGGGACGAATTTTTAGACTGGTTCGTCCTCGGTACTGTCAGACATTCAGTACGCGACAAAGTCAAAGACCTTGGCGAGATCAACAATAGAATCCGTTACAATATCTTCGGGTATGCAGGAGACAGCCTGGACCAGGACCTGAATGCCAGGGAACAGGTGGTGGCTGAGCTTAAAATTCTGCTTCCTCACCTTGAACCTGCAATCAGGGCTGAAATAGCGGCAAAGATCAAAGATCAGGAAGGATACGAGGAAATCAGCAAGCTGCTTGAGTAA
- a CDS encoding tetratricopeptide repeat protein, with protein sequence MNTRQGHSGRSALIEKLYLRIGEAGCIVVVGLPGMGKTWTANALQAKIMEKRKTIRLNCVDDWNAEDFFAELNTKLTLLTGSAAGSAANEPGKLCALLAEKSITLILDDIHLCETEAVSLIEVAARTAQGSIIAFSQKRPDLKPAVVPDVFTQILRELTEPETAEMVGSIFGFHGVRPPKDCAKIHELTNGHPLSVKLACGILLSGKTTLTDLQKADLSNFRDRYLEEFIWEMQSAEVRKMLSILSVLRIPINRKIIGAGREDSIDCMLDTCLIESDHSGAVFLPRMLKNMVLNKNGESRSRKLHLEAAGLLSSCKENPECLREAYYHFSIAGEREKAIDALLELGNLNIYLQEVFGDAAHILNREIEKGHYRNQELRVMLADQLIHLGKIEEAEAVIVSIQGFYRHFLEGNIEYMKGRTEKALALYQRILGTSGNRKFELLVSVYIAECQMAMCNFSESTRFFDEISADPALEEYPDVRALYCFTRAVVYYLNGSLTQALPLIEEALSLFRKLSVRARVVSTLNTRGYMLFLQNRGVEAESQANEAIAIAREIGDSVKEAEGYGLLAEICSLTGAYDRAIEFRLKAHDLYRLTGSRDFIGVNYISIGTAWLRLLNLADAEYYFLKGMGVVDGLEDKLAKLTAVINFCEFLIFSGRLSEAYKRLTGIRSELNGEIPGVMASFYWQLGIVLELAGRKDEAGDCFNQYRSELDKLPSQTREAIERDDAWLKGKVAETRDRTRVLRRGKNPELLDLAAADSLRGKPEKFEILADFVNSSLHVDGKEINIFRKRTLARLLREIAVKPGTEHKAAAIYPRIWGRGFVPGEDDNSFRNNISRLRRILDSKKLDRFIENTDNPNCCRFSDSVNYCILLPMFEN encoded by the coding sequence ATGAACACAAGGCAGGGGCATAGCGGGCGTTCGGCATTGATCGAAAAACTGTACCTGAGGATCGGGGAAGCGGGCTGCATTGTCGTGGTCGGGCTGCCCGGCATGGGCAAGACCTGGACCGCCAATGCGCTTCAGGCGAAAATTATGGAAAAGCGGAAGACAATCCGCCTCAACTGCGTGGATGACTGGAATGCAGAGGATTTCTTCGCTGAGCTGAACACAAAACTGACCCTGCTCACAGGTAGCGCTGCCGGTTCCGCGGCAAATGAACCCGGGAAACTATGCGCACTTCTCGCAGAGAAATCGATCACACTGATTCTCGACGACATCCATCTATGCGAAACAGAGGCAGTGAGCCTGATCGAGGTTGCGGCCAGGACAGCTCAAGGCTCGATCATCGCTTTTTCCCAGAAAAGGCCTGACCTGAAGCCTGCAGTGGTCCCTGACGTGTTCACCCAGATCCTCAGGGAACTGACTGAGCCTGAAACCGCGGAGATGGTAGGCTCGATTTTCGGTTTTCACGGAGTCCGGCCTCCCAAGGATTGTGCCAAGATCCATGAACTGACCAACGGACATCCTCTGTCAGTCAAGTTGGCCTGCGGAATCCTGCTTTCCGGGAAAACCACTCTCACTGACCTGCAAAAAGCTGATCTTTCGAATTTCAGGGACAGATATCTGGAAGAATTCATCTGGGAGATGCAGTCCGCTGAAGTGCGGAAAATGCTGTCCATTCTCAGTGTGCTGAGGATTCCGATCAACAGGAAGATTATCGGAGCAGGCAGGGAGGACTCCATTGACTGCATGCTGGATACCTGCCTGATTGAAAGCGATCATTCAGGAGCGGTTTTCCTCCCCAGAATGCTGAAAAACATGGTTTTGAATAAAAACGGCGAAAGCAGGAGCAGGAAGCTGCATCTGGAAGCTGCAGGCCTGCTTTCAAGCTGCAAGGAAAACCCGGAGTGCCTAAGAGAGGCCTATTATCATTTCTCGATCGCCGGTGAAAGGGAGAAAGCAATCGATGCATTGCTGGAACTGGGGAATCTGAATATCTATCTCCAGGAGGTTTTTGGAGACGCAGCTCACATCCTGAACCGGGAGATCGAGAAGGGACATTACAGGAACCAGGAACTGCGTGTGATGCTGGCAGACCAGCTGATTCACCTTGGAAAAATTGAGGAAGCTGAAGCTGTGATTGTGTCAATTCAAGGCTTCTACAGGCATTTTCTGGAAGGAAATATCGAGTACATGAAAGGCAGGACTGAAAAAGCGCTGGCCTTGTATCAGCGGATTCTCGGGACTTCAGGAAACAGGAAGTTCGAACTGCTGGTTTCGGTCTACATCGCGGAGTGCCAGATGGCCATGTGCAATTTCAGCGAATCAACCAGGTTTTTTGATGAAATCTCTGCAGACCCTGCTCTAGAGGAATATCCAGATGTCAGGGCTCTGTATTGCTTTACCCGTGCAGTCGTATACTACCTCAACGGCAGCCTGACTCAGGCGCTGCCTCTGATCGAAGAAGCCTTATCCCTTTTCCGGAAACTTTCGGTCAGAGCCAGAGTAGTTTCCACCTTGAACACTAGAGGATACATGCTTTTTCTTCAGAACCGCGGGGTGGAGGCAGAATCCCAGGCTAATGAAGCCATCGCGATCGCCAGGGAAATCGGCGATTCGGTCAAGGAAGCCGAGGGCTATGGTCTGCTTGCTGAAATCTGCAGCCTGACCGGCGCATACGACAGGGCAATCGAATTCAGACTCAAAGCGCACGACCTGTACCGCCTGACAGGCAGCCGTGATTTCATAGGCGTCAATTACATCAGTATCGGAACAGCCTGGCTCAGGCTTCTGAATCTGGCTGACGCGGAATATTATTTCCTGAAAGGGATGGGTGTTGTAGACGGGCTGGAAGACAAGCTTGCCAAGCTTACAGCTGTGATCAATTTCTGCGAATTCCTGATTTTCTCAGGCAGGCTCAGCGAGGCCTATAAGAGACTGACCGGCATCAGAAGTGAACTCAATGGCGAGATCCCCGGGGTGATGGCTTCTTTTTACTGGCAGCTGGGGATAGTCCTGGAACTGGCAGGCAGAAAGGACGAAGCAGGAGACTGCTTCAATCAATACCGCAGCGAGCTGGACAAGCTGCCTTCCCAGACCAGGGAGGCGATCGAGCGCGACGATGCCTGGCTCAAAGGGAAAGTCGCAGAGACCAGGGACAGAACCAGGGTCCTCAGAAGGGGGAAAAACCCGGAGCTCCTTGATTTAGCTGCTGCCGACTCCCTGCGCGGGAAGCCGGAGAAATTCGAGATTCTGGCAGATTTCGTAAATTCCAGCCTGCATGTGGACGGAAAGGAAATAAACATCTTCAGAAAGCGCACGCTGGCCAGGCTGCTGCGTGAAATTGCGGTAAAGCCAGGGACAGAGCATAAGGCGGCTGCGATCTACCCCCGCATCTGGGGGCGCGGTTTTGTCCCTGGCGAAGATGACAACTCTTTCCGCAACAACATTTCACGCCTGAGAAGGATCCTGGATTCGAAAAAACTGGACCGCTTCATTGAAAATACAGACAATCCGAACTGCTGCCGCTTTAGCGACTCAGTGAATTACTGCATCCTGCTGCCGATGTTCGAGAATTGA
- a CDS encoding type II toxin-antitoxin system RelE/ParE family toxin: MGEYKVILHRDAARFYQKANQKLQSRIAGAIDCISDYPQTDSNFRKLHGKLAHLFRYRTGNIRLLFEIHEDIKTIRIVTIDYRGSVYKD; the protein is encoded by the coding sequence GTGGGAGAGTATAAGGTAATTCTCCACAGGGACGCAGCCAGATTTTATCAAAAAGCCAATCAGAAGCTGCAGAGCAGAATCGCCGGAGCCATTGACTGTATCTCAGATTATCCTCAAACTGATTCAAATTTCAGGAAACTGCACGGGAAACTGGCGCACCTGTTCAGATACAGAACAGGTAACATCAGGCTGTTGTTTGAAATTCATGAAGATATCAAAACCATCAGGATCGTCACGATCGATTACCGCGGCAGTGTTTACAAGGATTAA
- the gap gene encoding type I glyceraldehyde-3-phosphate dehydrogenase, producing MCAKIAINGFGRIGRLVLRSALQNKELEFVAINDLTTPETLAHLLKYDSIHGILKEDVSIDNGHLVVGGRKIKVLAEKDPSNLPWKDLGVDIVIESTGKFVEREKLMPHIAAGAKRLILTAPAKDKEGCDITVVMGVNHDKYDPAKHKTVSNASCTTNCLAPVAKVLMDNFGIKHGLMTTIHAYTNDQVILDFPHKDLRRARAAAMSMIPTTTGAAKAVAQVIPELKGKLDGFAMRVPTPDVSVVDLVVTLEKDATKEQINEVVKKAAEGPMKGYIEYCNKPLVSIDFCGNESSSIFDSLCTMVIDNRLCKVVAWYDNEWGYSCRVRDLALLMIKKGL from the coding sequence ATGTGCGCCAAGATTGCAATCAACGGTTTCGGAAGAATCGGCAGACTCGTGCTCCGCTCAGCTCTGCAGAACAAGGAACTCGAATTTGTAGCCATCAATGACCTGACCACGCCTGAAACTCTGGCACATCTCCTGAAATATGACTCGATTCACGGAATTCTCAAGGAAGATGTCTCGATCGACAACGGCCATCTAGTGGTCGGCGGCAGGAAAATAAAGGTGCTGGCCGAGAAAGACCCCTCCAATCTGCCCTGGAAAGACCTGGGAGTCGACATTGTGATCGAGTCCACGGGCAAATTCGTGGAACGAGAGAAGCTGATGCCGCACATTGCTGCCGGTGCCAAGAGGCTGATCCTGACCGCCCCTGCCAAGGACAAGGAAGGCTGCGACATTACGGTAGTGATGGGCGTCAATCACGACAAATATGATCCTGCCAAGCATAAGACTGTTTCCAATGCTTCCTGTACCACCAACTGCCTGGCTCCGGTCGCCAAGGTGCTGATGGACAATTTCGGCATCAAGCACGGCCTGATGACCACAATCCATGCCTACACCAATGACCAGGTGATCCTGGATTTCCCGCATAAGGACCTGCGCCGCGCCAGGGCTGCCGCCATGTCCATGATTCCCACCACCACCGGCGCAGCCAAAGCAGTTGCACAGGTGATTCCGGAACTGAAAGGCAAGCTGGACGGATTCGCGATGCGCGTCCCGACTCCTGATGTCTCTGTTGTGGACCTGGTTGTGACTCTGGAAAAAGATGCCACCAAGGAACAGATCAATGAAGTAGTCAAGAAAGCAGCTGAAGGCCCGATGAAGGGCTACATCGAATACTGCAACAAGCCGCTGGTCTCCATCGATTTCTGTGGAAACGAATCATCCTCTATCTTTGATTCCCTCTGCACGATGGTGATCGACAACAGGCTTTGCAAAGTCGTAGCCTGGTATGACAATGAGTGGGGCTATTCCTGCCGCGTAAGAGACCTCGCTCTGCTGATGATCAAGAAAGGCCTGTGA
- a CDS encoding phosphoglycerate kinase: protein MQIRTIKNADLNGKKVLLRVDFNVPCKGTTITDDARIVKALPTIKYILDKGAKLIVMTHFGDPKEEDLQNFKVDHIAKKFSELLRRPVRKLDNCIGEDVEKTCNAMKPGDVIMLENVRFHKGEKKNDPEFCKKLAKLGEIYVNDAFGAAHRAHASTAGIADLLPSYAGFLMEKEITALAGIMQNPERPFVGVLGGAKVYSKIPVIENMLPKVDKLLIGGAMAFTFAKAQGYKVGDSLVEDDFIETAKKLIEKGIGKLVFPVDYIIASEVNENAKTETGFEIKAGQKGLDIGPKTLALFQNELSHAKTVIWNGPMGVFEIKKFAKGTFDLAKYLSTCKAKVVVGGGDSASAIKEAGLEDKIYHVSTGGGASLELLEGKTLPGVEKLIIKEGAQSA, encoded by the coding sequence ATGCAGATCAGAACCATCAAGAACGCGGATCTTAACGGTAAGAAAGTGTTGCTGAGAGTAGATTTCAACGTTCCCTGCAAGGGTACAACCATCACGGATGACGCGCGGATCGTGAAAGCACTGCCTACCATCAAGTACATTCTCGATAAAGGCGCTAAGCTTATAGTCATGACACATTTCGGAGATCCCAAAGAAGAGGATTTACAGAATTTCAAGGTGGACCACATCGCGAAAAAATTCTCTGAACTGCTGCGCCGGCCGGTCAGGAAACTCGACAACTGCATCGGCGAAGATGTGGAGAAAACCTGCAATGCCATGAAGCCTGGCGATGTGATCATGCTGGAGAACGTGCGCTTCCATAAGGGCGAAAAGAAGAATGACCCGGAATTCTGCAAGAAGCTCGCGAAGCTCGGCGAGATCTATGTGAATGACGCTTTCGGCGCAGCCCATCGCGCCCATGCTTCCACTGCCGGCATCGCGGATCTTCTCCCTTCCTATGCCGGATTCCTGATGGAAAAAGAGATCACTGCCCTGGCCGGAATCATGCAGAACCCTGAGCGGCCATTTGTCGGAGTGCTGGGAGGCGCCAAAGTCTACAGTAAAATTCCGGTGATCGAAAACATGCTTCCCAAAGTCGACAAGCTCCTGATCGGCGGCGCGATGGCTTTCACATTCGCCAAAGCCCAGGGATATAAAGTAGGAGACTCGCTTGTGGAAGACGATTTCATCGAGACAGCGAAAAAACTGATCGAAAAGGGCATAGGCAAGCTGGTCTTCCCTGTCGACTATATCATCGCTTCAGAAGTCAATGAAAACGCCAAGACAGAGACTGGATTCGAAATCAAGGCCGGCCAGAAAGGCCTGGACATAGGTCCCAAGACTCTGGCTCTCTTCCAGAATGAACTTTCACACGCCAAGACAGTGATCTGGAACGGCCCGATGGGTGTATTCGAGATCAAGAAATTCGCCAAAGGCACATTCGACCTCGCCAAATACCTTTCCACCTGCAAGGCCAAAGTAGTGGTCGGCGGCGGAGACTCAGCCTCAGCCATCAAGGAAGCAGGCCTCGAAGATAAGATCTACCATGTTTCCACAGGCGGCGGTGCCTCGCTGGAGCTTCTGGAAGGCAAAACTCTGCCTGGCGTTGAAAAACTGATCATCAAGGAGGGTGCGCAAAGTGCGTAA